CGGTCATCACCCTCTTCTGGAAGGACCACATCGGCCTCAGCCTGGCGCAGATTCTGCTGCTGCAGGGAATATTCTCCCTCGCCACCCTGCTCATGGAATATCCTTCCGGGTATCTGAGCGACCATCTCGGCTACCGCTTCTCGCTGCTTTTCGCCTCGGCTCTGGGAGTGGCCGGCTGGGGGTTTTACACGGTGGCCGACTCCTTCGCCGGCGTGCTGCTGGCCGAAATCCTGCTCGGCGTCTCCTTCGCCTTCATCAGCGGCGCCGACAGCGCCCTGCTCTTCGAAAGCCTGCGTCAGCAGGGCCGGGAAGACGAGTACGCCCGGTTCGACGGGCGGATGAGCGGCTGCGCCCAGGCCGGAGAGGCGGCCGGCGCCCTCTTTGCCGGCCTGCTGTATGCTGCCGCTCCCCTGCTCCCCTTCTTCATCCAGGTCGGCGTCTGGCTGCTCGCCCTTGGCCTGTGCCGCACGCTCAAGGAGCCTCCCCGAGAGCCTCACGTCGCGCCCGCCTCACACCTGGGGGCCGCCCTGCGCACCTGCCGCCTGGCGCTGGTCGACAACCGCGAGATGCGTTACACCATGCTGCTGGCCACGGTGCTGGGGATCGCCTCCTACTTTCCCGTCTGGCTCATCCAGCCCTACATGCAGCAGACCGGCGTGCCGATCGCCTGGTTCGGACCGGTCTGGGCCGGCGCCAACCTGACGGTCGCCCTCTTCTCCCTGCTCAGCCACCGCTTTCATTTTCGTCTCGGTGAAAAGGGGATGGCCGTTCTTTTCCTCGGCCTGATCGTCACCGGCTATCTCGGGCTGGGACTGACCGGCGGGGTCTGGAGCTGCCTTTTCTACTACCTGCTCACCGCCATGCGCGGCCTGCAGGGCCCGCTGCTGCGCACCCGCCTGCAGAACGTCAGCAGCCGGGAGAACCGGGCCAGCATCCTCTCGCTGAAATCCCTCATCTTCCGTCTGCTGTTCGTCGCATCCGGCCCTCTCGTCGGTCATCTTGCCGACACTGCGGGACTGCAGGCGACCTTCCTGCTGCTGGCGGGGGTTTTCGCCGTAGCGCTTGTCCCACTCAGCCGCTTCTATCTGCGACATGCGCGGTCTTGATGCGCCCCCAGAAAAATCAGCCACGAATTCACACGGAAAAAAGACTATGGCTCGTTGGTTTCATTTGCCTTGATCCGTGTGCATTCGTAGCCAATAGAGCCCTTGGTCTCCAACCCGGCCGCGAGCTGTTCCAGAAATGAAGCGGCGTCCATGACAATCCCCACCGACTGACGACTGCCGCGATCCTGCAGCTTGGTGACGACGCCGGGATTGATATCGACGCAGACGGTAAAGACCCGGGCCGGCAGCAGATTGCCGGTAGCCACGGCATGCAGCGTGCTTCCGACCATGATCGCCATCCCCACCCCAGGCAGCAACTTGCGCATCGCCCGCTGGGCGGCCATGGCATCGGTGACGACGTCGGGCAGCGGTCCATCGTCGCGGATCGAGCCGGCCAGGACGAAGGGGATCCCGCACTGTACGCAGGCATGCATCACCCCGCGGCGCAGCAGACCGCTGTCGACTGCCGCAGCGATGGAACCGGCCCGGCGGACGGCATTGATGGCCCAGAGATGGTGGGCATGTCCCTCGCTGGCGGCAGCATTTGCGATCACCGGCACACCGAGGGAGGTTCCAAGCAGGGACTGTTCGATATCGTGCACGGCCAGGGCATTGCCGGCGAAGAGGATATCGATCCACCCCTGCCGAATCAGCCGCTCGAGAACCTCGCCGGCACCGGTGTGGATAATGGCCGGGCCGCCGACCAGCAGGACTTTTTTGCCTTCACCCTTGACCCGGCGCAGGGTGCGGACCACCTTCTGCAGCAGCGGCCGTTTCGGCTTCTCCGCCGACACTTCGCTGGCCATGAAGCGAAAGGCCTCCGGGTCGGCGTCGCGCGGCGGCGGTTCCACCCGTACGCCCTCCTCCCCCACCACGACCAGTTCGCCGGCCTTCACTTCGGCCATCGGCACGGCCCGCGCGGAGTGGCGGTCGCCAGCCACCACCACCGCCAGGTCCATCTCTTCGCCCGCAACCGGCAGCCATTGGTCATTCACCAGGATTTTCGTAGGCAGGTTGCTGGTGGCATGGAAATGGTCCGGCAGCACGCCG
Above is a window of Desulfuromonadales bacterium DNA encoding:
- a CDS encoding TIGR00300 family protein; translated protein: MERDIRLQGHLIDDFILSRVLDAIDSIGASHEIRFLNIGHFRHDPSSAVIRIVAPSFEVLTQVLRRVIELGAVPIEPVPARLESAPADGVLPDHFHATSNLPTKILVNDQWLPVAGEEMDLAVVVAGDRHSARAVPMAEVKAGELVVVGEEGVRVEPPPRDADPEAFRFMASEVSAEKPKRPLLQKVVRTLRRVKGEGKKVLLVGGPAIIHTGAGEVLERLIRQGWIDILFAGNALAVHDIEQSLLGTSLGVPVIANAAASEGHAHHLWAINAVRRAGSIAAAVDSGLLRRGVMHACVQCGIPFVLAGSIRDDGPLPDVVTDAMAAQRAMRKLLPGVGMAIMVGSTLHAVATGNLLPARVFTVCVDINPGVVTKLQDRGSRQSVGIVMDAASFLEQLAAGLETKGSIGYECTRIKANETNEP
- a CDS encoding MFS transporter, which gives rise to MNNIRKLYAFSFLKMTLFPMAVITLFWKDHIGLSLAQILLLQGIFSLATLLMEYPSGYLSDHLGYRFSLLFASALGVAGWGFYTVADSFAGVLLAEILLGVSFAFISGADSALLFESLRQQGREDEYARFDGRMSGCAQAGEAAGALFAGLLYAAAPLLPFFIQVGVWLLALGLCRTLKEPPREPHVAPASHLGAALRTCRLALVDNREMRYTMLLATVLGIASYFPVWLIQPYMQQTGVPIAWFGPVWAGANLTVALFSLLSHRFHFRLGEKGMAVLFLGLIVTGYLGLGLTGGVWSCLFYYLLTAMRGLQGPLLRTRLQNVSSRENRASILSLKSLIFRLLFVASGPLVGHLADTAGLQATFLLLAGVFAVALVPLSRFYLRHARS